A section of the Sebastes fasciatus isolate fSebFas1 chromosome 5, fSebFas1.pri, whole genome shotgun sequence genome encodes:
- the cherp gene encoding calcium homeostasis endoplasmic reticulum protein isoform X4, translating into MDIPNPPEDQELRNVIDKLAQFVARNGPEFEKMTMEKQKDNPKFSFLFGGEYFSYYKCKLAMEQQQHPSSLDGEEYTSEEMYNPGSTDVVDIPPPQMSMIAPPTIAPPAAPSMEELVQQSQWNLQQQEQHMHTLRQEQVTAAIALAMEQQTQKLLLETQLDVTEFDNLLQPIIDTCTKDAISAGKNWMFNNAKSPPHCELMTSHLRNRITVDGAHFELRLHLIYLTNDVLHHCQRKQQKDLLAALQKVVVPIYCTSFLAVEEEKQQKITRLLQLWEKNGYFDEETIQQLQNPALGLGQYQASLITEYAAAVQPIQLAFQQQIQALNTQHEEFVSSLKQQPQSATVAQLATPAEPDKAPPMTTKAGDVKPPMSGLPPGEFEGASSRPQDPSNPSGPSDLPSNKPGWYDPQHIGPWNPNQPPPFDPNQPPPPCPPWNSHEGMWNDQRDPGNWSGGPPREGGPWSGPGGSDPGPPSWNSYDQQPPWGNQPDQPPWGQREPPFPPRMQRPPHFRGPFPPHQQPPPFNQPPPPPHSFGRFPPRFMQDDFPPRHHYDRPPYTPHRFDYAQGEYPGDIPGPPPHHHPNQRLPPPGMGAEHPPWGGGCEHPDFGGPPPHGFNGHSPHMRHRQHPVQDDPSLVPNVPYFDLPAGLMAPLVKLEDCDYKPLDPKDIRLPPPMPPSDRLLAAVEAFYSPPSHDRPRNSEGWEQNGLYEFFRAKMRARRKKGQEKRNSGRGGSRSRSHSRSRGRSSSRSSSRSSKSSRSRSRSSRSHSRSRSRSYSRSRSRSRSRSSRSHSRSRSRSRSRSPGKRRRGAKSQSSSPPSTSVLGAATPSKPCTDLRLGEENKGHQLLMKMGWSGSGGLGAKEQGIQDPIKGGDIRDKWDQYKGVGVSLDDPYENYRRNKSYNFVARMKAREEVNREPPEPPATE; encoded by the exons ATGGATATCCCCAACCCGCCCGAag ATCAAGAACTGCGGAATGTCATCGACAAGCTGGCCCAGTTTGTCGCCCGGAACGGGCCCGAGTTTGAAAAGATGACAATGGAGAAGCAGAAGGACAACCCTAAGTTCTCCTTCCTCTTTGGGGGAGAATACTTCAGCTACTACAAGTGCAAGCTTGCTATGGAGCAACAGCAGC ATCCCTCTAGCCTGGACGGGGAGGAGTATACATCTGAAG aaatgtacaaccCGGGCTCCACAGACGTGGTTGATATCCCTCCTCCACAGATGTCGATGATCGCTCCGCCTACGATTGCTCCGCCCGCTGCGCCTTCTATGGAGGAGCTCGTCCAACAGAGCCAATGGaatctgcagcagcaggagcagcacatgcacacactaagACAG GAACAAGTGACCGCAGCCATAGCTCTGGCTATGGAGCAGCAGACCCAAAAACTGCTGCTCGAAACTCAGCTGGACGTAACAGAGTTTGACAACCTGCTGCAGCCCATAATAGACACCTGCACCAAAGACGCCATCTCT GCCGGTAAGAACTGGATGTTCAACAACGCCAAGAGTCCGCCGCATTGTgagctgatgacatcacatcttCGCAACCGCATCACTGTTGATGGAGCGCATTTCGAGCTCCGCCTACATCTCATCTATTTAACCAACGACGTTCTCCATCACTG CCAGCGGAAGCAGCAGAAGGATTTGTTGGCAGCGCTGCAGAAAGTGGTGGTTCCCATCTACTGCACCAGCTTCCTGGCtgtagaggaggagaagcagcagaagaTCACCAGG TTGTTGCAGCTGTGGGAGAAGAACGGCTACTTTGATGAAGAGACCATTCAGCAGCTCCAGAATCCGGCCCTGGGCCTCGGCCAGTACCAA GCATCTCTGATAACAGAGTACGCTGCGGCAGTGCAGCCCATCCAGCTGGCCTTCCAGCAGCAGATCCAGGCTCTGAACACCCAGCACGAAGAGTTTGTCTCCAGCCTGAAGCAGCAGCCGCAGTCTGCCACCGTAGCACAGCTAGCTACCCCCGCTGAGCCCGACAAGGCTCCACCGATGACCACAAAAGCTG gGGATGTGAAGCCTCCCATGTCGGGTCTTCCTCCAGGGGAGTTTGAGGGAGCTTCATCCAGGCCACAGGACCCCAGCAACCCCAGCGGACCCTCAGATCTCCCCTCGAACAAGCCTGGGTGGTATGACCCCCAGCACATAGGCCCCTGGAACCCCAACCAACCG CCTCCTTTTGACCCAaaccagcccccccccccctgccctCCCTGGAACAGCCATGAGGGGATGTGGAATGACCAGAGGGACCCCGGCAACTGGAGCGGAGGTCCACCCAGAGAAGGAGGCCCCTGGAGCGGTCCAGGTGGGTCTGACCCAGGCCCTCCATCTTGGAACTCATATGACCAGCAGCCGCCATGGGGGAACCAGCCTGACCAGCCTCCGTGGGGCCAGAGGGAGCCCCCGTTCCCTCCACGCATGCAG AGACCTCCCCATTTCAGAGGGCCCTTCCCTCCCCACCAGCAGCCACCTCCCTtcaaccagcccccaccaccaccacacagcTTTGGACGCTTCCCACCACGCTTTATGCAGGACGACTTTCCTCCCAGACACCACTATGACAGGCCGCCGTACACCCCACACCGCTTTGATTACGCTCAGGGAGAGTATCCCGGAG ACATACCAGGTCCTCCTCCCCACCACCATCCCAATCAGAGGCTCCCTCCCCCGGGCATGGGGGCCGAACATCCTCCCTGGGGCGGTGGATGCGAGCACCCGGATTTTGGTGGCCCGCCCCCACACGGCTTCAACGGCCATTCACCCCACATGCGTCATCGGCAGCATCCAGTTCAAGACGACCCCAGTCTGGTGCCTAACGTCCCCTACTTTGACCTGCCAGCTGGTCTCATGGCTCCGCTGGTCAAA CTCGAGGACTGCGATTATAAACCTCTGGACCCTAAAGACATCCGACTGCCCCCTCCCATGCCACCTAGTGACCGCCTGCTTGCTGCTGTGGAAGCTTTCTACAGCCCTCCATCCCATGATCGGCCTAGGAACAG TGAAGGCTGGGAGCAGAACGGCCTGTATGAGTTCTTCAGGGCCAAGATGAGAGCCAGGAGGAAAAAGGGACAGGAGAAACGCAACAG CGGTCGTGGAGGCAGTCGCTCCAGGAGTCACTCTCGCAGCAGAGGGAGATCTTCATCTCGCTCCAGCTCTCGCTCCTCAAAGTCCTCCAGGTCACGGTCCCGCTCATCTCGCTCCCACTCCCGCAGCCGCTCCCGCTCCTACTCAAGATCCAg GTCCAGGAGTAGATCCAGGTCATCTCGGAGTCACTCTCGCTCCAGATCCAGATCCCGTTCACGTTCACCCGGGAAGAGACGCCGTGGCGCCAAATCCCAGAGCTCCTCTCCTCC CTCCACATCAGTGTTGGGAGCTGCCACTCCCTCCAAACCGTGTACAGATCTCAGGCTAGGGGAGGAGAACAAGGGCCACCAGCTGCTGATGAAGATGG GCTGGAGCGGTTCAGGCGGTTTGGGGGCCAAAGAACAGGGCATCCAGGACCCAATCAAAGGAGGAGACATCAGGGATAAGTGGGACCAGTATAAAGGCGTGGGGGTGTCACTGGACGACCCTTACGAGAACTATCGCAGGAACAAGAGCTACAACTTCGTTGCCCGTATGAAGGCACGGGAGGAAg TCAATCGGGAACCTCCGGAGCCGCCTGCAACCGAGTGA